Proteins from a genomic interval of Poecile atricapillus isolate bPoeAtr1 chromosome 1, bPoeAtr1.hap1, whole genome shotgun sequence:
- the LOC131582827 gene encoding olfactory receptor 5V1-like translates to MQKVNLSTVSEFVFVGLSDAPEIRLLLFVLFLLIYLATMAGNITLLVAISTDSHLHSPMYFFLGNLSLLDLLCPTITVPKMLKALLLEHKEISFSGCLFQHFSLIDVVGTEIFLLTVMAYDRYVAVCHPLRYPSIMSTKLCAQLAMGTWATGLLNSLLHTSLVFTLSFCGPNKIQQYYCDIPPMLALSCSSTHSRELVILLVAGVLGCSACVVTVVSYIYILLEILARNSPGIWHKAFSTCGSHLTVVCLFYGTTICTYVRPSFTYSPHRDRVVSMLYGMLTPLLNPIIYSLRNKEVKCAVKTVISQVRRALTRQENLAQSPPSAG, encoded by the coding sequence ATGCAGAAGGTCAACCTCTCAACAGTATCCGAATTTGTTTTTGTGGGCCTCTCTGATGCTCCAGAAATCCGTTTGCTTCTCTTTGTGCTGTTTCTGCTCATTTATTTGGCCACCATGGCAGGCAACATCACTCTCCTCGTTGCCATTAGCACTGACtcccacctgcacagccccatgtaCTTTTTCCTCGGCAACTTATCCCTGCTGGATCTCTTATGTCCCACCATCACCGTGCCAAAGATGCTGAAGGCCTTGCTGCTGGAGCACAAAGagatttctttctctggctGCCTGTTCCAGCACTTTTCCCTCATTGATGTGGTGGGGACAGAGATTTTCCTCCTGACTGTGATGGCCTATGACCGCTACGTGGCTGTGTGCCACCCCCTGAGGTATCCGAGCATTATGAGCACGAAGCTGTGTGCTCAGCTGGCCATGGGTACCTGGGCAACAGGGCTTTTGAACTCCCTGCTGCACACCTCTCTGGTTTTCACACTCTCTTTTTGTGGTCCTAACAAAATCCAGCAGTATTACTGTGACATTCCTCCCATGCTGGCCCTCTCCTGCTCGTCCACCCACAGCAGGGAGTTGGTGATCCTGCTGGTGGCCGGGGTGCTGGGGTGCAGCGCCTGCGTGGTCACTGTGGTCTCTTACATCTATATCCTCCTGGAAATCCTGGCCAGGAACTCCCCTGGGATCTGGCACAAGGCTTTCTCCACGTGTGGTTCTCACCTGACCGTAGTTTGCCTTTTCTATGGGACCACCATCTGCACCTACGTCCGCCCTTCCTTCACCTACTCGCCACATCGGGATAGGGTCGTGTCCATGCTCTACGGAATGCTCACCCCGCTCCTAAATCCCATCATCTACAGCCTCAGGAACAAAGAGGTAAAATGTGCCGTAAAAACAGTGATCAGCCAGGTGAGAAGGGCTTTAACAAGACAAGAAAACCTCGCTCAGTCTCCACCATCAGCTGGGTAG
- the FTH1 gene encoding ferritin heavy chain, with translation MAAPPSQVRQNYHQDCEAAVNRQINLELYASYVYLSMSYYFDRDDVALKNFAKYFLHQSHEEREHAEKLMKLQNQRGGRIFLQDIKKPDRDDWENGLTAMECALHLEKNVNQSLLELHKLATEKNDPHLCDFIETHYLDEQVKAIKELGDHVTNLRKMGAPKYGMAEYLFDKHTLGDCES, from the exons atggcagcgCCCCCCTCTCAGGTGCGCCAGAACTACCACCAGGACTGCGAGGCCGCCGTCAACCGCCAGATCAACTTGGAGCTCTACGCGTCCTACGTGTACCTCAGCATG tcctacTATTTTGATCGGGATGATGTGGCCCTGAAAAACTTTGCCAAGTACTTCCTGCATCAGTCCCACGAGGAGCGGGAGCACGCTGAGAAGCTGATGAAGCTGCAGAACCAGAGGGGTGGACGCATCTTCCTGCAGGACATCAAG AAGCCAGACCGTGATGACTGGGAGAATGGCCTGACTGCCATGGAGTGTGCCCTGCACCTGGAGAAAAACGTGAACCAATCACTGCTAGAACTGCACAAATTGGCAACCGAAAAGAACGACCCACAT TTGTGTGACTTCATTGAGACCCATTACCTGGATGAGCAGGTGAAAGCCATCAAGGAGCTGGGTGACCACGTGACCAACCTGCGGAAGATGGGGGCCCCCAAATACGGCATGGCAGAGTATCTCTTCGACAAGCACACCCTTGGGGACTGTGAGAGCTGA